One Aspergillus oryzae RIB40 DNA, chromosome 2 genomic window carries:
- a CDS encoding DEAD/DEAH box helicase (helicase-like transcription factor HLTF/DNA helicase RAD5, DEAD-box superfamily) — MAKIDRSPAAWSGCSSLDNMTTNISQHSNEDESLWYIFNTLQNPVPNPDLMRDQYTKKAMQQLLSVSPRKGDYGLDGFDDGAKLPREYSCVPYLRTALYPYQRRSAAVMIQREAQPTPMLDPRLKPYVTPTGQEYYYDKEEGNIIREKRMYSEPRGGILAETMGCGKTLICIAVILATQGHFPQVPLEYQDMELPIRPQTGSLLDMAAATAGRLSLPWKSHFDLMRRTGTFFGRCIEACKEHRGAYTIPPPPTRYGSRTGVAYPRPPPRQIRLCSATLIVVPPNLVNHWKDEIAKHAEGVNVLVIQDSSAPVPPPDQLLEYDIVLFSKVRFEKEAGAASNNRRSSTAPGPSPLTKLHWLRIIVDEGHNVAGHGHRTNMVHILDQLHVERRWIVSGTPSSGLYGVEVSLASHETNVTSDSDLTEATTAVLHGKEKTTIIDSELKDLDEIRRIVVGFLDLKPWSNSQANDPANWTKYMKPVGEDGKRRKAQSLRATLQSLVVRHRMEVIYSEVPLPRLYNRVVRLKPTFYDKLNLNLFIFILAVNAITSERKDQDYMFHPRNRKHLSLVINNLRQAGFWWAGSDGDIQGTIDVASNYMEANRERMARDDIDILTEGIQIAQKAIACQSWNAFKQFHELGVFIQDFPYHARSMWALSPSRSDVEPLLLGISQAHKAQSFVTAHLNEMYPEEGLAGAGIKARLALSGRQGHPDPVPTKKTTLDKLSSCTVKTLPPSSPLAQTKLVATTSAKLTYLLDRVLELHTEEKIIIFYDNNNSAFWIAEGLELLGVDFRIYASTLKPKVRAAYLELFREQEDVRVLLMDLHQASHGLHIANASRVFIVNPIWQPNVESQAIKRAHRIGQTRPVFVETLVLKGTLEDKMLERRKAMSEKEMQQAERDLLDDSTMSSIIQNEHFLHMADDEDLTGPAYLKQPPGFFDRHGLPIPKLNESPSSAKRTPRSRKRRPVPIDMNVDTAGDSDVGTPKRRRSDGTELHSGGFSETLPSFMDSGDGTDERTNNYVSIFN; from the exons ATGGCGAAGATTGACCGGTCGCCCGCAGCATGGTCTGGATGCTCTTCTCTAGACAATATGACCACTAATATCTCCCAACACTCGAACGAGGATGAGTCACTATGGTACATCTTCAATACTTTGCAAAACCCTGTGCCCAACCCGGACTTGATGAGAGACCAATACACCAAGAAAGCCATGCAACAACTGCTTTCGGTATCACCCAGAAAGGGTGATTACGGCCTTGATGGCTTTGACGATGGTGCAAAGCTACCTAGAGAATATTCTTGTGTTCCGTACTTGCGAACGGCCCTTTACCCTTATCAACGCCGTTCAGCTGCCGTCATGATTCAGCGAGAGGCGCAGCCAACACCCATGCTTGATCCTCGGCTTAAACCTTATGTCACCCCTACAGGTCAGGAATACTACTATGACAAAGAGGAAGGCAATATCAttcgagaaaagagaatgTATTCAGAGCCTCGTGGCG GTATTCTTGCTGAGACTATGGGCTGCGGGAAGACTCTTATATGCATAGCTGTCATATTGGCAACTCAAGGTCACTTTCCTCAAGTTCCCCTAGAGTATCAGGACATGGAGCTCCCCATTCGGCCACAAACTGGAAGTCTTCTCGACATGGCAGCTGCAACTGCAGGCCGACTATCATTGCCTTGGAAGAGCCATTTCGATCTCATGAGGCGTACCGGCACCTTTTTTGGTAGATGCATCGAAGCATGCAAAGAGCATCGCGGAGCATATACCATCCCCCCACCGCCAACAAGATACGGAAGCCGGACTGGAGTGGCTTATCCGAGGCCACCTCCTCGGCAGATTCGTCTCTGTTCAGCTACGTTGATAGTTGTACCACCTAACCTTGTAAACCActggaaagatgagataGCCAAACATGCTGAGGGAGTCAACGTTCTCGTGATACAGGACAGCTCAGCTCCGGTACCCCCACCAGACCAACTTTTGGAATATGATattgtcttgttttctaaAGTTCGctttgaaaaagaagcaggTGCGGCATCCAACAACAGACGAAGTTCAACCGCGCCAGGCCCATCACCGCTGACGAAACTCCATTGGCTTCGGATCATTGTCGACGAAGGTCATAATGTAGCGGGCCATGGCCATCGAACAAACATGGTTCACATTTTGGACCAGCTTCACGTCGAGCGTCGGTGGATAGTATCTGGAACACCGTCTAGTGGCTTATATGGAGTCGAGGTCAGCTTAGCTTCGCATGAGACTAACGTCACTAGTGACTCAGACCTGACGGAGGCTACAACAGCTGTGCTTCAcgggaaagagaagaccaCTATTATTGACAGTGAGCTCAAAGATCTTGACGAAATTCGACGTATTGTTGTCGGGTTCTTGGATTTGAAACCATGGTCGAACTCTCAAGCCAATGACCCAGCTAATTGGACCAAATACATGAAACCTGTCGGAGAGGACGGAAAGCGTCGGAAGGCACAGTCGCTCCGTGCGACCTTGCAGAGTCTTGTCGTGCGGCATCGCATGGAGGTTATCTATAGCGAGGTTCCTCTTCCAAGGTTGTACAACAGGGTCGTGCGTCTTAAGCCGACATTCTATGACAAGTTAAATCTCAacttgttcattttcataTTGGCTGTCAACGCAATCACTTCCGAACGCAAAGACCAGGATTATATGTTTCATCCACGTAACAGAAAACATTTGAGTCTGGTGATTAATAACCTGCGACAGGCTGGATTTTGGTGGGCTGGTTCCGACGGTGACATCCAAGGAACAATCGATGTTGCCTCAAACTATATGGAGGCCAACAGAGAGAGAATGGCTCGAGATGACATAGATATACTCACAGAGGGCATTCAAATAGCCCAAAAAGCGATTGCCTGTCAGAGTTGGAATGCTTTCAAACAATTCCATGAATTGGGAGTATTTATCCAAGATTTTCCTTATCATGCTCGGAGCATGTGGGCACTCTCGCCATCGCGATCCGATGTTGAGCCCCTTCTGTTGGGTATCTCGCAGGCCCATAAGGCCCAGAGTTTTGTTACCGCACACCTCAATGAGATGTACCCGGAAGAAGGTCTTGCTGGAGCGGGTATAAAGGCTCGGCTTGCGCTATCCGGCCGACAAGGACACCCAGATCCCGTGCCAACTAAGAAAACCACGCTTGATAAGCTGAGTAGCTGTACTGTCAAAACCTTACCACCATCGTCTCCTCTTGCACAGACCAAGTTGGTTGCAACAACATCTGCAAAGCTTACCTATTTGTTGGACCGAGTTCTAGAGCTCCATACTGAAGAGAAGATTATCATCTTCTACGATAACAATAACTCTGCATTTTGGATTGCAGAAGGGCTTGAGCTGCTTGGTGTTGATTTCCGCATCTATGCGAGTACGTTGAAACCTAAAGTTCGAGCGGCTTACTTGGAACTATTTCGAGAACAGGAGGACGTGCGTGTTCTCCTAATGGATCTACATCAAGCATCCCATGGTCTACACATCGCGAATGCCTCGCGCGTATTCATTGTCAATCCGATCTGGCAACCTAACGTGGAAAGCCAGGCGATAAAACGAGCACATCGTATTGGTCAGACGCGACCAGTTTTCGTAGAGACTCTCGTTCTCAAAGGCACCTTGGAAGACAAGATGTTGGAGCGCAGAAAAGCCATGtcagagaaggaaatgcaaCAAGCGGAAAGGGACCTGCTCGATGATAGTACCATGAGCTCTATTATCCAGAATGAGCACTTCCTCCACATggcagatgacgaagatctCACCGGCCCAGCGTACTTGAAGCAACCACCCGGTTTCTTCGACCGCCACGGGCTCCCAATCCCCAAATTGAACGAGtccccttcttctgccaAGAGAACTCCTCGAAGCCGCAAACGGAGACCCGTACCTATTGACATGAATGTGGACACCGCGGGAGACTCAGATGTGGGGACACCTAAACGAAGGAGATCGGATGGTACTGAGTTGCACTCTGGTGGTTTTTCTGAGACACTTCCGTCATTTATGGACTCGGGCGATGGCACTGATGAGAGAACCAACAATTACGTTTCTATTTTCAACTGA